A genome region from Dendrosporobacter quercicolus includes the following:
- a CDS encoding FecCD family ABC transporter permease, with protein MAQFNPQFLVQPEGMIQKQRMFTFFLACLGIAVLVSMLLAVCLGSAKIAPGDAYRIILAKVFNLPLNDIAGPVSQAHLDIIWQIRLPRVLMSAVVGAGLAVCGAVMQAAVQNPLAEPYLLGISAGASLGATFSILIGGLAGVLFGLGTAVWAFIGALAASLFVMTLSGIGGRASPVKMILAGSIASALFIALANFIVYLSSNAEGVRSVAFWTMGSLAAAKWDNLALPAAGIAASCIFFLTQFRILNTLLLGEETAITLGIDLARVRQLYLVITALITGLIVAVCGIFGFVGLVVPHVARGVVGADHRRLLPAAILTGAIFLIWADVLARIVLTSGELPIGILTALVGAPFFMYILVKHSVHFGGQ; from the coding sequence ATGGCGCAATTCAATCCGCAATTTTTAGTTCAGCCGGAAGGTATGATTCAAAAACAACGAATGTTTACTTTCTTTCTGGCTTGTTTGGGCATCGCTGTCCTGGTTTCCATGTTGCTGGCGGTATGCCTGGGATCGGCAAAAATTGCTCCCGGCGATGCTTACCGCATTATTTTAGCGAAAGTATTCAATTTGCCTCTCAATGATATTGCCGGGCCGGTATCTCAGGCTCATCTGGATATTATCTGGCAAATCCGTCTGCCGCGGGTGCTGATGTCGGCTGTTGTCGGCGCAGGTTTGGCAGTATGCGGTGCAGTAATGCAGGCGGCGGTGCAAAATCCTCTGGCTGAACCTTATTTGCTGGGTATATCCGCCGGGGCATCACTTGGCGCGACTTTTTCCATCCTGATCGGCGGTTTAGCCGGAGTGCTGTTTGGTTTAGGAACAGCCGTCTGGGCGTTTATCGGCGCGCTTGCCGCTTCGTTGTTTGTCATGACGCTGTCGGGTATTGGGGGACGGGCTTCCCCGGTCAAAATGATTCTGGCCGGTTCGATCGCCAGCGCTTTATTCATTGCTTTAGCCAACTTTATTGTTTATCTCTCCAGCAATGCCGAAGGCGTGCGCAGCGTTGCCTTCTGGACAATGGGTTCGCTGGCTGCCGCCAAATGGGACAATCTGGCCTTGCCGGCAGCCGGCATTGCCGCCAGCTGTATCTTTTTCCTTACGCAGTTCCGTATTTTAAATACCCTGTTGTTGGGGGAGGAAACGGCAATTACCTTAGGCATTGATTTAGCAAGGGTCCGCCAGTTGTATTTAGTCATTACAGCGCTGATTACCGGCTTAATTGTTGCCGTATGCGGTATTTTCGGCTTTGTCGGTTTGGTTGTTCCCCACGTAGCGCGCGGTGTGGTTGGCGCCGATCACCGGCGTTTGCTGCCGGCAGCCATTCTGACCGGCGCAATTTTTCTGATCTGGGCGGATGTCCTGGCCCGTATTGTTTTAACAAGCGGTGAATTGCCGATCGGCATCCTTACCGCATTGGTCGGCGCTCCTTTCTTTATGTACATTCTGGTTAAGCATTCTGTTCATTTCGGCGGTCAATAA
- a CDS encoding TonB-dependent receptor plug domain-containing protein produces the protein MIINHKRKKMLCALMSSALLFGMTGLGSAEETEQEYTFDEYVVTANRIPVKLTEVAAHVTVITGEEIEKGGFTRISDVLRSKNVNTGSTSFGSFPVLNGDDRVLILVDGRKMNWPHLMFSGNDHVINIDGLSVENIERIEVLRGPGSSLYGSDAVGGVINIITRRGDESRTAAAAEFGNWGFKRYSLTTEGTAGDIRYLLTAEQKKRDDFEYKDAVTGKTRTHAASDIDQDLVTLRLDKELGNGRDLSFQWEHTNDQSAFGAALIADGSAANPAGRQDLTSNNVALTYRWNQDSGAANFFRVYRNTSDGTLYQSLVKSDGVSPYTYDLYANGAEWQQNWKLSENHTLVGGANWLKEHLDDKDTINRGVTTKSVFLENQWKLPDNWTLSVGTRYDDQSIVGDNTTSRLSINREIDATTNIYASWGQFVRNPTVAQLFSNTIYWVGNPSLKPEEGNTITVGMNTELGDGTKLQASVYSSRLKNAIQWKSFWPAEDPGYYENVDREKRKGLDISLTKTLSPQWDVTAGYSYAQIKTTANSTGYYDDPKNSQPNGYHLGFDYHQDKWKAGLTLRAATNRSLEKFTSESYLTMDLAVHYQINPTTRIYANAYNLTDEAYELIGNVWYEPGSYPMAGRSFFVGIEHRM, from the coding sequence ATGATCATTAACCATAAGCGGAAGAAAATGTTGTGCGCACTGATGAGCAGTGCCCTGTTATTCGGAATGACCGGACTGGGGTCAGCCGAAGAGACTGAACAGGAGTATACGTTTGATGAGTATGTTGTTACAGCTAACCGTATTCCGGTAAAATTAACGGAAGTGGCGGCTCATGTAACTGTTATTACCGGCGAGGAAATTGAAAAGGGTGGTTTTACCCGGATATCGGATGTGCTGCGAAGCAAAAATGTCAATACCGGATCAACCAGCTTTGGCTCATTTCCGGTACTCAATGGCGATGATCGTGTGCTGATTCTGGTTGACGGCCGCAAAATGAACTGGCCCCATTTGATGTTCAGCGGCAATGACCATGTAATCAATATTGATGGCTTATCAGTGGAAAATATCGAACGCATTGAAGTTTTGCGGGGGCCCGGCTCGTCTCTTTACGGGAGTGATGCGGTCGGCGGGGTAATCAATATTATTACCCGGAGAGGAGACGAGAGCCGTACGGCGGCAGCCGCGGAGTTTGGCAACTGGGGCTTTAAGCGCTATAGCCTGACGACGGAGGGAACGGCCGGCGATATCCGTTATCTACTTACCGCCGAGCAAAAGAAACGCGATGATTTTGAATATAAAGATGCTGTAACCGGAAAGACCAGAACCCATGCCGCCAGCGACATCGACCAGGATTTAGTCACACTGCGTCTGGATAAGGAACTGGGCAATGGCCGCGATCTTTCCTTTCAGTGGGAACATACCAATGATCAGAGCGCTTTCGGTGCAGCCTTAATCGCTGACGGCAGCGCCGCAAATCCTGCCGGCAGGCAGGATCTTACCAGCAATAATGTTGCTTTAACATATCGCTGGAATCAAGACAGCGGTGCAGCCAACTTTTTTCGGGTATATCGCAATACCTCAGACGGAACGCTTTATCAATCCTTAGTAAAATCGGACGGGGTTAGTCCCTATACGTATGATCTCTATGCCAATGGAGCGGAATGGCAGCAAAACTGGAAGTTAAGTGAAAACCACACTTTGGTAGGCGGCGCCAATTGGCTCAAAGAGCATTTGGACGATAAAGACACCATCAACCGCGGCGTTACGACTAAATCTGTATTTTTAGAAAATCAATGGAAGCTGCCCGACAATTGGACACTCAGCGTCGGCACCCGTTATGATGATCAAAGCATTGTTGGCGATAATACGACCTCCCGCTTGTCGATCAACCGGGAAATTGACGCCACTACCAATATCTATGCATCCTGGGGGCAATTTGTCAGGAACCCCACCGTGGCGCAGCTATTCAGCAATACAATTTACTGGGTTGGCAATCCAAGCCTAAAACCCGAGGAAGGCAATACCATAACCGTTGGGATGAACACGGAGCTGGGGGATGGCACCAAATTGCAGGCCAGTGTATATAGCAGCCGCCTGAAAAATGCGATCCAGTGGAAATCTTTCTGGCCGGCTGAAGATCCCGGCTATTATGAAAATGTAGACCGGGAAAAACGAAAAGGTTTGGACATTAGCTTAACGAAAACATTATCGCCGCAATGGGATGTGACGGCAGGTTATTCCTATGCGCAAATTAAGACCACAGCCAATAGCACCGGCTATTATGACGACCCTAAAAACAGCCAGCCCAACGGTTATCATTTAGGCTTTGATTATCATCAGGATAAATGGAAGGCCGGACTTACTTTACGGGCTGCAACGAATCGCAGTTTAGAGAAGTTTACTTCCGAATCTTATCTGACCATGGATTTGGCTGTTCATTATCAGATCAATCCAACAACCCGTATTTATGCGAATGCGTATAACTTAACGGATGAGGCTTATGAACTGATTGGCAATGTCTGGTACGAGCCCGGCTCTTATCCAATGGCAGGGCGCAGCTTTTTTGTCGGTATAGAACACCGGATGTAA
- a CDS encoding MFS transporter, producing MITVNCHNAPLVILIINMFIAQLGVGLIIPVLPKYMQLFAASGAVLGYLVSAMGLTLFLFSPLAGELSDRYGRKRAIVFGLSMFCLSQYLFGAASELWLLYVSRLIGGIGIAFTSPAITAYIADITTEDERGKGMSWLSAAMALGIVIGPGVGGVLAEYDLRLPFYFAAVASALSMLASILVLPETLSPKIKTAAGKAEKKQPRNVLRHFAASFQTPYLSLLVLFFILTFALVNVEVVFGLYLAVKYGYTPQDIAILFTVGAAAGVIIQALFMDWLLRRFGEQQVIRLSLSLAAIALLLLLVPKTYFMLLSVTVFFFSFTAALRPALTTLLSKLAGAEQGFAAGLSNAYTSLAIIAGPAAAGLLFDLHTDLPYLFGAVLMLASLAVPLKERQPETALSAVQTERTDTI from the coding sequence ATGATTACCGTCAATTGCCACAATGCACCACTGGTCATTCTCATTATCAATATGTTTATCGCCCAGCTTGGCGTCGGTCTGATTATTCCGGTATTGCCGAAATACATGCAGCTATTTGCCGCCAGCGGGGCCGTTCTTGGCTATCTGGTATCGGCAATGGGGTTAACATTGTTTTTGTTTTCACCGCTGGCCGGAGAATTATCGGACCGTTACGGCCGCAAAAGAGCGATTGTATTTGGACTAAGCATGTTCTGTTTATCGCAGTATCTCTTCGGTGCAGCCAGTGAACTATGGCTGCTTTATGTATCCCGGCTGATTGGGGGGATCGGTATCGCTTTCACCTCACCGGCCATTACCGCCTACATCGCCGACATTACCACCGAAGACGAACGCGGAAAAGGCATGAGCTGGCTAAGCGCAGCCATGGCCTTAGGCATTGTGATTGGACCCGGCGTTGGCGGGGTGCTGGCCGAATATGACTTACGCCTTCCCTTTTATTTCGCCGCCGTCGCCTCTGCCCTGTCTATGCTGGCTTCCATACTGGTTTTACCGGAAACATTATCACCAAAAATAAAGACAGCCGCCGGCAAGGCGGAAAAAAAACAGCCGCGAAATGTCCTCCGTCATTTTGCAGCCTCCTTCCAAACGCCCTATTTATCCCTGCTGGTGCTGTTCTTTATCCTCACTTTTGCCTTAGTCAATGTTGAAGTAGTTTTCGGCTTGTACCTCGCTGTGAAATACGGCTATACGCCGCAGGATATCGCCATTTTATTCACCGTTGGGGCAGCAGCCGGTGTAATAATCCAGGCGTTATTCATGGATTGGCTGCTGCGCCGTTTCGGCGAACAGCAAGTAATCCGCTTGTCGCTGAGTTTGGCGGCAATAGCGCTGCTCTTACTGTTGGTTCCCAAGACCTATTTTATGCTGCTTTCCGTCACCGTTTTCTTTTTCTCATTTACCGCTGCCCTGCGCCCCGCCCTGACCACGCTGTTGTCCAAACTCGCCGGGGCGGAGCAGGGTTTTGCCGCCGGCTTAAGCAACGCTTATACCAGTCTGGCCATTATTGCCGGACCGGCCGCTGCCGGACTGCTGTTTGACCTTCATACAGATTTGCCTTATCTCTTTGGCGCTGTCCTTATGCTGGCCAGCCTGGCTGTTCCACTGAAAGAACGACAGCCGGAAACAGCGCTGTCCGCCGTTCAAACTGAGCGGACGGATACGATTTAA
- a CDS encoding ComEA family DNA-binding protein gives MVEDKGRFWLIIGLSALVVAVSAYHYWQKTAVREFEHSSNEAVLTEAGPELIVYVSGAVNHPGVIRLASGARVLDAIDGAGGLLPTGDAAKINMAQPLRDGMQIHVPARDTKSNTAGAEQSQTAGPAAERININTAGAQELDRLPGIGPSIAEKIIQYRESNGNFSAIEDLKKVPGIGESKYNKMKDRIGI, from the coding sequence ATGGTGGAAGATAAAGGGAGATTTTGGCTGATCATCGGGCTGTCAGCCCTGGTTGTGGCCGTGAGTGCCTATCATTACTGGCAAAAAACAGCTGTTCGCGAGTTTGAACATTCTTCTAATGAAGCTGTATTAACTGAAGCAGGGCCGGAACTGATCGTTTATGTAAGCGGTGCGGTTAATCACCCGGGGGTAATCAGACTTGCGTCCGGAGCAAGAGTTTTGGACGCAATTGACGGAGCCGGCGGCCTGCTGCCAACTGGCGATGCCGCAAAGATAAATATGGCGCAGCCGCTCAGGGACGGCATGCAAATTCATGTACCGGCCCGGGATACCAAAAGTAATACTGCCGGCGCTGAGCAAAGCCAAACCGCCGGGCCGGCAGCAGAGCGAATAAACATCAATACTGCCGGGGCACAGGAATTGGACAGACTTCCGGGTATAGGTCCGTCGATCGCTGAGAAAATCATTCAATACCGGGAGTCTAACGGTAATTTCAGTGCAATTGAAGACCTGAAAAAAGTACCGGGCATTGGCGAAAGCAAATATAACAAAATGAAGGACCGGATCGGGATTTAA
- the leuS gene encoding leucine--tRNA ligase — MNERYAPQEIEAKWQKYWLEQHTFTTELNRQRPEYYVLEMFPYPSGNLHMGHVRNYSIGDVVARFKAMQGYNVLHPMGWDAFGMPAENAAIKNSVQPAEWTWKNIENMRRQQQEIGLSYDWSREVATCHPDYYRWTQWLFLLFYERGLAYKKKAAVNWCDKCNTVLANEQVLEGNCWRCDSVVIKKELEQWFFKITDYADRLLKDLDELKGWPERVKTMQENWIGRSEGAEFSFTVPEFDETIPVYTTRQDTVFGVTYVVLAPEHPLLEKLIAGKPNAGAVRDFVESVRNQSEIARTSSEFEKAGMFTGSYAVHPFTGEQVPIWVANYVLIEYGTGAVMGVPAHDERDWQFASKYNLPKRLVIDWQQGQASLENMTGAYDGPGVLVNSGQFSGLDNETAKSAIAGWLEERSLGKRRVNYRLRDWLVSRQRYWGAPIPVIYCDHCGVVAVPQSELPVMLPDNVRFDTGSVSPLAQVEAFVRCTCPSCGGAARRETDTMDTFICSSWYYLRYTDPRNTNAPFDSSKANYWMPVDQYIGGIEHAILHLLYSRFFTKVLKDAGLVNFNEPFKNLLTQGMVIKDGSKMSKSKGNVVSPEEIIAKYGADTARLFILFAAPPERDLEWSEQGVEGAYRFLGRVWRIVDYYEKTVVGADDDYDHSLLSKEEKDLRRVLHITIKRVTEDVGARFNFNTAISAIMELVNAMYAAKEQSVVANAGLLREVTATLLKLLAPFAPHIAEELWHQVVSADSSVHKQVWPAFDAEAVILAEVEIVLQINGRVRDKIVVPAGLTPSELEKKALEQEKVTEFTAGKQIIKVICVPQKLVNIVVK, encoded by the coding sequence ATGAATGAGAGATATGCTCCGCAAGAGATTGAGGCGAAATGGCAAAAGTATTGGCTGGAACAACACACGTTTACGACCGAGCTTAATCGTCAGCGTCCGGAATACTATGTGCTGGAGATGTTTCCTTATCCTTCAGGAAATTTACATATGGGACATGTTCGCAATTATTCAATTGGCGATGTCGTTGCCCGGTTTAAAGCGATGCAGGGCTATAATGTGCTGCATCCGATGGGCTGGGATGCCTTCGGTATGCCGGCTGAAAACGCAGCCATAAAAAATAGCGTCCAGCCGGCGGAATGGACTTGGAAAAATATTGAGAATATGCGGCGCCAGCAGCAGGAAATCGGTTTATCGTATGATTGGAGCCGCGAAGTCGCCACCTGTCATCCGGACTATTACCGCTGGACGCAGTGGCTGTTTTTACTGTTCTACGAACGGGGTCTGGCTTATAAGAAAAAGGCGGCTGTAAACTGGTGTGACAAATGCAATACCGTTCTGGCGAACGAGCAGGTACTTGAGGGTAACTGCTGGCGCTGTGATTCTGTGGTAATCAAAAAAGAACTGGAGCAATGGTTCTTTAAAATTACTGACTATGCCGACCGGCTGCTTAAGGATCTGGATGAGCTGAAGGGCTGGCCGGAGCGGGTTAAAACGATGCAGGAAAACTGGATTGGCCGCAGTGAAGGTGCTGAATTCAGCTTTACAGTACCGGAATTTGACGAAACAATCCCGGTTTACACTACCCGCCAGGACACGGTGTTTGGCGTAACCTATGTTGTTTTGGCGCCTGAACATCCTTTGCTTGAGAAACTGATCGCCGGCAAACCGAATGCGGGAGCGGTTCGCGATTTTGTCGAAAGTGTCCGCAATCAGAGCGAAATTGCCCGTACTTCAAGCGAATTTGAAAAAGCCGGCATGTTTACCGGTTCGTATGCAGTTCATCCTTTTACCGGGGAACAAGTGCCGATCTGGGTGGCAAATTACGTGCTGATTGAGTATGGCACCGGCGCTGTCATGGGTGTTCCGGCGCATGATGAACGCGACTGGCAGTTTGCCTCAAAGTATAACCTGCCCAAACGATTGGTGATCGACTGGCAGCAGGGCCAGGCCAGTCTGGAAAATATGACCGGGGCGTATGACGGTCCGGGCGTTTTAGTAAATTCAGGCCAGTTTTCAGGACTGGATAATGAAACGGCCAAATCAGCGATTGCCGGCTGGCTGGAAGAGCGGTCTCTGGGCAAACGCCGGGTGAATTACCGGCTGCGCGACTGGCTGGTATCACGTCAGCGCTATTGGGGCGCGCCAATACCGGTTATTTATTGTGACCATTGCGGTGTAGTAGCGGTGCCTCAGTCCGAGCTGCCGGTAATGCTGCCGGACAATGTCCGGTTTGATACCGGTTCGGTTTCTCCTTTGGCCCAGGTGGAAGCTTTTGTTCGTTGTACCTGCCCGTCATGCGGCGGAGCCGCCCGGCGGGAAACCGATACAATGGACACGTTTATTTGTTCTTCCTGGTATTATTTGCGCTATACCGATCCCCGTAATACCAATGCGCCGTTTGATTCCTCCAAGGCCAATTATTGGATGCCGGTTGATCAGTATATTGGCGGTATTGAACATGCCATACTGCATTTGCTGTATTCGCGGTTTTTTACGAAAGTGCTGAAGGACGCCGGCCTGGTAAACTTTAATGAGCCGTTTAAAAATCTGTTAACCCAGGGCATGGTTATTAAAGACGGTTCCAAGATGTCCAAATCCAAAGGCAATGTAGTTTCGCCGGAAGAAATCATTGCCAAATACGGCGCGGACACCGCCAGACTGTTTATTTTATTCGCCGCTCCGCCGGAGCGCGATCTGGAGTGGAGTGAGCAAGGGGTCGAAGGGGCTTACCGCTTTTTGGGACGGGTTTGGCGGATTGTTGATTATTATGAAAAAACGGTGGTTGGCGCAGACGATGATTATGACCACAGTTTGCTGAGCAAAGAAGAAAAAGATTTGCGCAGAGTTTTGCACATTACGATTAAAAGGGTTACTGAGGACGTCGGCGCCAGATTTAACTTCAATACGGCAATCAGTGCGATTATGGAACTGGTCAATGCCATGTATGCGGCTAAAGAACAGTCTGTTGTGGCGAATGCGGGATTGCTGCGGGAAGTCACCGCCACCTTATTAAAACTGCTGGCGCCGTTTGCGCCGCATATTGCCGAAGAGCTATGGCATCAGGTGGTCAGCGCGGACAGCAGTGTTCATAAGCAGGTCTGGCCGGCCTTTGACGCTGAAGCCGTTATTTTGGCGGAAGTAGAAATTGTTCTGCAGATCAATGGCCGGGTTCGTGATAAAATTGTCGTACCTGCAGGCTTGACGCCAAGCGAATTGGAGAAAAAAGCGCTGGAGCAGGAAAAAGTTACGGAATTCACTGCCGGCAAGCAGATTATTAAAGTCATTTGTGTACCGCAAAAGCTTGTGAATATTGTGGTCAAGTAA
- a CDS encoding cytochrome c biogenesis CcdA family protein, whose product MTENVSLAAAFAAGIVSVLSPCVIPVLPSYAACLTGTATGRGKVVMNAVCFLGGFTAVFIVMGATASLLGQLFSQYQEFIRKFAAIFMMMMGGQLAGLFSFSGLNRDYRPLLPSSGQLAGCFRAFVLGAAITTGWTPCIGPVLATVLLYAGSTASLKISIGLLLAYAAGFAIPFLALTVLLNQIRDRLKKAAHLLPYIQKAAGVVILITGILLYFNVWIKLIGVVA is encoded by the coding sequence ATGACGGAAAATGTTTCCCTGGCCGCAGCCTTTGCGGCTGGTATTGTCTCAGTACTGTCGCCCTGTGTCATTCCTGTGCTGCCAAGCTATGCCGCCTGTTTAACCGGCACTGCAACCGGGCGCGGCAAGGTCGTCATGAATGCCGTTTGTTTTTTGGGAGGTTTTACGGCGGTCTTTATTGTAATGGGCGCCACTGCATCGCTGTTAGGGCAGTTGTTTAGCCAATACCAGGAATTCATTCGGAAATTCGCCGCTATTTTTATGATGATGATGGGCGGACAGCTGGCTGGACTTTTTTCGTTTTCCGGGCTTAACCGTGATTACCGTCCACTTTTGCCTAGCAGCGGGCAGCTGGCTGGTTGTTTTCGCGCGTTTGTGTTGGGCGCCGCGATAACCACCGGCTGGACGCCTTGCATTGGGCCTGTTTTGGCAACCGTTTTGCTGTATGCAGGTTCAACCGCATCATTAAAAATCAGCATTGGTTTATTGCTGGCCTACGCCGCCGGTTTTGCCATTCCGTTTTTAGCGCTGACTGTACTGCTCAATCAAATTCGTGACAGATTAAAAAAGGCTGCGCATTTACTGCCGTACATTCAAAAGGCCGCCGGCGTGGTTATCCTAATCACCGGTATTTTATTGTATTTTAATGTATGGATTAAGCTGATTGGAGTTGTGGCCTGA
- a CDS encoding TlpA family protein disulfide reductase, whose translation MDKRRWGSLIGLLVIAGFIGYTLIDFFKPAQMQMQADTGVTVDSRLPVFTLTGLDGQQVTVGQPGSITVINFWATWCPPCREEMPGLNAFFLKHRQEIRFYAVNIQEPAAKVYEFIQQHHYEFPVLLDQEAVVAKIFRINAIPTTLVADQHGIVRYRKAGSITRQELEAVIGKLQG comes from the coding sequence ATGGATAAACGCAGATGGGGCAGCCTCATCGGGCTGCTGGTTATTGCAGGTTTCATAGGTTATACATTAATTGATTTTTTTAAACCGGCGCAGATGCAGATGCAGGCTGATACAGGAGTTACAGTGGACAGCCGGCTGCCGGTTTTTACTTTAACCGGCCTTGACGGGCAGCAAGTGACGGTAGGCCAGCCGGGAAGCATTACTGTCATTAATTTCTGGGCGACCTGGTGTCCGCCATGCCGCGAGGAAATGCCGGGCTTAAATGCATTCTTTCTGAAGCATCGGCAGGAGATCCGGTTTTATGCGGTAAATATTCAGGAGCCGGCGGCTAAAGTGTACGAATTTATTCAACAGCATCACTATGAGTTCCCCGTATTGCTTGATCAGGAAGCTGTTGTTGCCAAAATTTTTCGAATAAATGCAATACCAACCACGTTAGTTGCGGACCAGCACGGCATCGTCCGATACCGGAAGGCCGGCAGTATAACCCGGCAGGAGCTGGAAGCGGTAATCGGAAAACTGCAGGGGTGA
- the lgt gene encoding prolipoprotein diacylglyceryl transferase, protein MHQYLFFIGDFPIRAYGLILSLSIILATGTAYFLAKQDGRWHSHVPDMGIYCGLAGIVGARLWDVFFFDWDYYSQHLLEIPFVWQGGMAIQGGVVLGVLAGYIYTKRHKIDTWAFADIVAPAIILGQAIGRTANLLNGDAFGQPTGGGFGIIYPATTLAYQVYGNQPLWPAEVFEGQLDIIIFAILLMFRTTAHAKGQVFILYAVLYSLARFFLEFIRGDYGTLMFGLKSAQLTSLVVVVIGILLFIWCGFNKKQAGPKLP, encoded by the coding sequence ATGCATCAGTATCTTTTCTTTATTGGTGATTTTCCAATCAGAGCTTACGGTCTTATACTAAGCCTAAGCATTATTTTAGCAACCGGTACTGCCTATTTTTTAGCTAAGCAGGACGGCCGCTGGCATAGCCACGTACCTGACATGGGCATTTACTGCGGCCTGGCCGGTATTGTCGGCGCGCGGCTGTGGGATGTATTTTTTTTCGACTGGGACTATTACAGCCAGCATCTGCTGGAAATTCCGTTTGTCTGGCAGGGCGGCATGGCCATCCAGGGCGGCGTAGTCTTAGGCGTACTGGCCGGCTATATTTATACCAAACGTCATAAAATTGATACCTGGGCCTTTGCCGACATCGTTGCACCGGCGATTATCCTGGGGCAGGCGATTGGCAGGACGGCCAATTTGCTCAATGGGGATGCCTTTGGCCAGCCTACCGGCGGCGGCTTTGGGATTATTTATCCGGCTACAACACTGGCTTACCAGGTCTATGGCAACCAGCCGCTTTGGCCGGCTGAAGTATTTGAAGGTCAGCTGGATATCATTATTTTTGCCATACTGCTGATGTTTCGTACAACCGCTCATGCCAAAGGCCAGGTATTTATTCTGTACGCCGTCCTCTATTCACTGGCCCGCTTCTTTTTAGAATTTATCCGCGGTGATTACGGTACGCTTATGTTCGGTTTAAAATCGGCGCAGCTGACCAGCTTGGTTGTCGTCGTCATCGGCATCCTGCTGTTTATCTGGTGCGGGTTCAACAAAAAGCAGGCCGGCCCAAAACTGCCCTGA
- a CDS encoding response regulator, with protein MNKIRIIIADDHAVLRSGLKALLSYTPQFDVIGEAGDGMTAIKMVEEVHPDVLILDLSMPGMNGVECIKELRSRGLSCRILVLTMYDDEEYIKEVMRAGADGYVLKKSADTELIEGIIKIYSGKKYLNETISQTLINSLLKTSTNEPEGANPYKLLSIREREVLRFLAKGYTNSEIAEMLSLSPKTIDTYRSRIMSKLNVRKKSELVNYAMQHKLIHT; from the coding sequence ATGAACAAAATCCGGATTATCATAGCTGACGATCACGCCGTCTTAAGATCAGGACTTAAAGCGCTTCTCAGTTATACGCCGCAGTTCGACGTTATCGGTGAAGCTGGCGACGGTATGACTGCGATTAAAATGGTTGAAGAGGTTCATCCTGATGTCTTAATCCTGGATCTTTCCATGCCCGGCATGAATGGTGTTGAATGTATCAAGGAATTGCGGTCTCGTGGCCTGTCCTGTCGTATTCTGGTACTGACAATGTATGATGACGAAGAATATATTAAGGAAGTCATGCGCGCCGGAGCAGATGGCTATGTTTTAAAAAAATCGGCTGATACTGAGCTGATTGAAGGAATTATTAAAATTTATTCCGGCAAGAAATATCTTAATGAAACCATTTCACAAACCCTGATCAACAGTCTGCTGAAAACTTCCACCAATGAGCCGGAAGGGGCAAATCCTTACAAATTGCTTAGTATCAGGGAACGGGAAGTTCTACGTTTTCTGGCGAAAGGATACACCAATAGTGAAATTGCTGAAATGCTTTCACTCAGCCCCAAAACAATCGATACCTATCGCTCACGGATTATGAGCAAATTAAATGTCCGCAAGAAATCAGAATTAGTAAACTACGCAATGCAGCACAAGCTTATTCATACCTGA